A genomic window from Herbiconiux aconitum includes:
- the fdhD gene encoding formate dehydrogenase accessory sulfurtransferase FdhD, producing MGRITARRRVTRITVGESRVIREDVLAVEEPLEIRVGGRSLAITMRTPGHDIDLAAGFLVSEGVIHHGDDFAAARYCAGATDEGLNTYNVLDVTLAPGVPAPDPSLERNFFTTSSCGLCGKASIDAVRTLSHYEVATDALTLDPALLATFPDRLRAHQEVFEKTGGLHAAALFDGQTGELLVLREDVGRHNAVDKVVGWAVKENLLPLRSTVLMVSGRASFELTQKASMAGIPLLAAVSAPSSLAVELAADLGMTLVGFLRGQSMVVYSGAHRLTEAAPPPPGDLEVGLISPSASAGDAIRAVSA from the coding sequence ATGGGAAGAATCACCGCTCGACGCCGGGTCACCCGCATCACGGTCGGCGAATCACGAGTCATCCGCGAAGACGTTCTCGCGGTCGAGGAGCCACTCGAGATCCGGGTCGGTGGCCGCTCGCTCGCCATCACCATGCGCACGCCCGGTCACGACATCGATCTCGCGGCCGGCTTCCTCGTGTCCGAGGGCGTCATCCACCATGGCGACGACTTCGCCGCCGCCCGATACTGCGCCGGCGCCACCGACGAGGGTCTCAACACCTACAACGTGCTCGACGTCACGCTCGCACCCGGCGTGCCGGCGCCCGATCCCAGCCTCGAACGAAACTTCTTCACCACGAGTTCCTGCGGCCTGTGCGGCAAGGCCAGCATCGACGCCGTGCGCACACTGTCGCATTACGAGGTGGCGACGGATGCGCTCACTCTCGACCCCGCACTCCTCGCCACCTTCCCCGACCGGCTCCGCGCGCACCAGGAGGTCTTCGAGAAGACCGGTGGCCTGCATGCTGCTGCTCTCTTCGACGGTCAGACCGGCGAGCTCCTCGTGCTGCGCGAAGACGTGGGCCGACACAACGCGGTCGACAAGGTGGTCGGCTGGGCTGTCAAAGAGAATCTGCTTCCCCTCCGCAGCACCGTGCTCATGGTCTCCGGCCGCGCGAGCTTCGAGCTCACGCAGAAGGCGTCGATGGCGGGAATCCCGTTGCTCGCGGCCGTCTCGGCCCCGTCGTCGCTCGCCGTCGAGCTCGCGGCCGACCTGGGCATGACGCTCGTCGGATTCCTCCGCGGGCAGTCGATGGTGGTCTACAGCGGGGCGCACCGCCTCACCGAAGCAGCGCCGCCGCCCCCCGGCGATCTCGAGGTCGGGCTCATCTCGCCGTCCGCATCCGCGGGCGACGCCATCCGGGCGGTCAGCGCATGA
- a CDS encoding DUF6457 domain-containing protein produces the protein MLFDAMVLAGGKSSRLGGTPKAGLRFRGSSLLASTVASAVSRGARRVVVVGGADALEMAGAAGVPGVPQTVPGVPFDFGDRAPVIVAREEPPFGGPAAGIAAGFAALDRSSGGQETSDFVLVLACDLPEIDGGVGALLAAAREHARLDRVDAVEGADGIVAVDDEGRQQHLLAMYRTSALAAAVDRHRSAGDLDGLPVRRLIAGLNLELAAVPRGSADDVDTWADAARHGIVEEGRASRTDRGGAEKDRTAADDEHQSVVLARWVAQLAAELGLDGLEVEVDEVLGLAGVAAHAVLRPAAPLTTFVVGYAAGLAAAGGADASDAATQAGEVARRLAAEHAADGTAVAADDDGGGPASSGSGSGSRDGVVDGGATESDVGGSGSVRRGGGSGGSGGSESRDGDADRGATGPDSTRRT, from the coding sequence GTGTTGTTCGATGCGATGGTGCTGGCCGGGGGAAAATCGTCGCGTCTGGGCGGAACGCCCAAGGCGGGGCTACGGTTCCGGGGGAGTTCGTTGCTCGCGTCGACGGTGGCGAGCGCGGTGTCGCGCGGCGCGCGGCGGGTCGTGGTGGTGGGCGGGGCCGATGCGCTCGAGATGGCGGGTGCTGCGGGAGTCCCGGGCGTTCCGCAGACTGTGCCGGGCGTTCCGTTCGATTTCGGCGATCGCGCGCCCGTGATCGTGGCGCGCGAAGAGCCGCCGTTCGGAGGCCCGGCGGCCGGGATCGCGGCGGGCTTTGCGGCGCTGGATCGGTCATCCGGGGGGCAGGAGACGTCGGACTTCGTTTTGGTGCTGGCGTGCGACCTGCCCGAGATCGACGGCGGGGTGGGCGCGCTGCTGGCCGCGGCGCGGGAGCACGCGCGACTCGACCGCGTGGATGCGGTCGAGGGAGCGGACGGAATCGTGGCCGTCGACGACGAAGGGCGACAGCAGCATCTTCTCGCGATGTATCGCACGTCGGCGCTCGCCGCGGCCGTCGACCGGCACCGTTCGGCGGGCGACCTCGACGGGCTGCCCGTTCGGCGGCTGATCGCTGGACTGAATCTCGAGCTGGCGGCGGTGCCGCGCGGATCGGCCGACGACGTCGACACCTGGGCCGACGCGGCACGGCACGGGATCGTGGAGGAAGGCAGGGCCTCCCGAACCGACCGGGGTGGTGCCGAGAAGGACCGGACGGCGGCCGACGACGAGCATCAGAGCGTCGTGTTGGCCCGATGGGTCGCGCAGCTGGCCGCGGAGCTCGGTCTCGACGGTCTCGAGGTCGAGGTCGACGAGGTGCTGGGGCTCGCGGGGGTGGCGGCGCACGCGGTGCTACGGCCGGCGGCGCCGCTGACGACGTTCGTGGTGGGATACGCCGCAGGCCTGGCGGCAGCGGGCGGGGCGGATGCTTCGGATGCGGCGACGCAGGCGGGCGAGGTCGCGCGGCGGCTGGCCGCGGAGCACGCCGCGGACGGAACAGCCGTCGCGGCCGATGACGATGGAGGCGGGCCTGCCAGCAGTGGCAGTGGCAGCGGGAGCCGCGATGGGGTCGTGGATGGCGGTGCCACGGAGAGCGACGTCGGCGGGAGCGGGTCTGTTCGCCGCGGCGGTGGCAGCGGTGGCAGTGGTGGCAGCGAGAGCCGCGACGGGGATGCGGATCGCGGTGCCACAGGGCCTGACAGCACGCGGCGGACGTGA
- a CDS encoding molybdopterin molybdotransferase MoeA yields the protein MTHASVLWHDARRLAYDVGSQRETERVALGDAVGRVLADDLVALIAVPHYASSAMDGWAVAGPGPWRILTSDTERGGSLREGRGGDDGGGADDAPAHAEGDSEGRRAGGGAILRAGEAVPIVTGGVIPPGTRGVLRSEHGVVAADRGVDAIPDAGAGVDAIPDATRSADVRPDSGLLGVLPSIDPGEPREGLHVRPAGTEAAAGETVFHAGALLTPAHVAVAAGCGHDEIAVVRRARVALLLSGDEVVARGIPGPGSVRDSFGPTLPALVSRLGAEVVAQHRVGDDFAATLEHFTSSRLGDALPPATARSGGQGADAAPDLIITTGGTGDSPSDHVRPALRAAGAEFLVDGIAVRPGAPALLARLPDGRLVIGLPGNPLAAMLALLTLAHPLLSSMQGRGMPELGRIRIATSLSAGTAPTSLRPYRLVAGEAHPTAWHGAGMLRGLAEADGVLVVPREGAAAGAELEVLPLPW from the coding sequence GTGACTCACGCGAGCGTGCTGTGGCACGACGCGCGGCGTCTGGCCTACGACGTGGGCTCGCAGCGGGAGACAGAGCGCGTAGCTCTGGGCGACGCCGTCGGGCGGGTGCTGGCCGACGACCTCGTCGCGCTGATCGCGGTGCCGCATTACGCATCGTCGGCGATGGATGGCTGGGCCGTCGCGGGACCGGGGCCGTGGCGCATCCTGACCTCCGACACAGAGCGTGGCGGCTCGCTCCGAGAGGGGCGGGGTGGCGATGACGGCGGTGGTGCAGACGACGCGCCCGCTCACGCCGAAGGCGACAGTGAGGGGCGCCGCGCGGGTGGCGGCGCCATCCTCCGCGCCGGGGAGGCTGTGCCGATCGTCACGGGGGGCGTGATCCCGCCGGGAACGCGGGGCGTGCTCCGCAGCGAGCACGGCGTGGTCGCTGCCGACCGTGGTGTGGACGCGATCCCCGATGCGGGCGCGGGTGTGGACGCGATCCCCGATGCGACCCGCAGCGCTGACGTGCGCCCAGACTCGGGCCTTCTCGGGGTGCTTCCGAGCATCGATCCGGGAGAGCCCCGCGAGGGTCTGCACGTGCGACCCGCCGGAACCGAGGCGGCCGCAGGGGAGACGGTGTTCCACGCGGGGGCCCTGCTCACGCCGGCGCACGTCGCCGTGGCAGCCGGATGCGGGCACGACGAGATCGCGGTGGTGCGGCGTGCGCGCGTGGCACTCCTGCTCTCGGGCGACGAAGTCGTCGCACGGGGCATTCCCGGACCGGGATCGGTGCGGGACAGTTTCGGGCCGACCCTCCCGGCGCTCGTGTCGCGCCTCGGCGCCGAGGTCGTGGCTCAGCATCGCGTCGGCGACGACTTCGCCGCGACCCTCGAGCACTTCACGTCGTCTCGCCTGGGCGACGCTCTTCCCCCCGCGACGGCACGTTCGGGAGGCCAGGGCGCCGACGCCGCCCCCGACCTGATCATCACGACCGGCGGCACCGGCGACTCCCCGTCCGATCACGTGCGACCGGCCCTTCGCGCCGCGGGCGCCGAGTTCCTCGTAGACGGCATCGCCGTGCGACCCGGAGCGCCGGCCCTGCTCGCTCGCCTCCCCGACGGTCGGCTGGTGATCGGGCTGCCCGGCAACCCGCTGGCCGCGATGCTCGCGCTGCTGACGCTCGCGCATCCGCTCCTCTCCTCGATGCAGGGGAGAGGGATGCCCGAACTCGGCCGCATCCGAATCGCCACCTCCCTGTCGGCCGGCACAGCCCCGACGTCTCTGCGGCCGTATCGCCTCGTGGCCGGGGAGGCGCATCCGACCGCCTGGCACGGGGCAGGGATGCTGCGGGGTCTCGCCGAGGCGGACGGCGTGCTCGTGGTTCCCCGCGAAGGCGCAGCGGCGGGAGCCGAGCTCGAGGTGCTGCCGCTGCCCTGGTGA
- a CDS encoding MFS transporter: MTTSDTRSIPVPPASHPDTTSISLAGTAGTTPTPTRGSWLGVASLGLGVFALVMGEFLPASLLSRIAGDLGVSEGLAGQSVTVTAIVAAIAGIGLPVLLPRLDRRIVMLGLTALAIASDLLVALAPNYPVLLAARILLGIAIGGFWALSLAMTAQLVPSHHLGRAMTVVNTGVSLATVAAIPLGTFLGEIWGWRWVFVLAAGIGAVALLVQIVVLPSVAPSGAPGFRALGSTLQSRLVLLGLVAVALIAGGHFTGFTYIRPAAESIGGLDATGLAMLLLVYGVAAFAGNLISGPLADRWLRGAVLVFPVAMGAGMAVFALGGGSAGSTIASVALWGLAFGGIPTLLQTWMARAEPERLESVGGLVVATFQVAIAVGAVVGGVLVDAVGVHTALVVGGIAGIAGGVLLSSLRRRA, encoded by the coding sequence ATGACCACCAGTGACACCCGTTCCATCCCCGTTCCCCCCGCATCGCATCCGGACACCACATCCATCTCACTCGCCGGTACCGCCGGCACCACTCCCACCCCCACTCGCGGCTCCTGGCTCGGCGTCGCCTCGCTCGGCCTCGGCGTCTTCGCCCTGGTGATGGGCGAGTTCCTGCCCGCCAGCCTGCTGTCCCGCATCGCCGGCGACCTGGGGGTCTCCGAAGGCCTGGCCGGCCAGTCGGTGACGGTCACGGCCATCGTCGCCGCGATCGCCGGCATCGGGCTCCCGGTGCTGCTGCCGCGACTGGACCGCCGCATCGTGATGCTCGGCCTGACCGCGCTCGCCATCGCTTCCGATCTGCTCGTGGCACTGGCGCCGAACTATCCCGTGCTGCTGGCCGCGCGCATCCTGCTCGGCATCGCGATCGGCGGATTCTGGGCCCTCTCGCTCGCGATGACCGCCCAGCTCGTGCCCTCCCACCACCTCGGCCGGGCGATGACCGTCGTCAACACCGGTGTCTCGCTCGCCACGGTCGCGGCGATTCCGCTCGGCACCTTCCTCGGCGAGATCTGGGGGTGGCGCTGGGTGTTCGTGCTCGCCGCCGGCATCGGCGCCGTCGCCTTGCTCGTGCAGATCGTGGTGCTCCCGTCGGTGGCGCCAAGCGGCGCCCCCGGGTTCCGCGCGCTCGGCTCGACCCTGCAGTCCCGCCTGGTGCTGCTCGGACTCGTCGCCGTGGCCCTGATCGCCGGCGGTCACTTCACCGGCTTCACCTACATCCGCCCCGCCGCCGAATCGATCGGCGGTCTCGATGCCACGGGTCTCGCCATGTTGCTGCTCGTCTACGGAGTGGCTGCCTTCGCCGGCAACCTGATCAGCGGACCGCTCGCCGACCGCTGGCTGCGCGGCGCCGTGCTGGTCTTCCCCGTCGCGATGGGCGCCGGCATGGCGGTCTTCGCGCTCGGCGGGGGCAGTGCGGGCAGCACCATCGCCTCCGTCGCGCTGTGGGGGCTCGCGTTCGGCGGCATCCCGACGCTCCTGCAGACCTGGATGGCGCGGGCCGAGCCCGAGCGGCTCGAGAGCGTCGGCGGTCTCGTGGTGGCCACGTTCCAAGTCGCCATCGCCGTGGGCGCCGTGGTCGGCGGAGTGCTGGTCGACGCCGTCGGCGTGCACACGGCCCTGGTCGTGGGCGGCATCGCGGGAATCGCGGGCGGGGTGCTTCTCAGCAGCCTCCGCCGTCGCGCCTGA
- a CDS encoding GAF domain-containing protein, with protein sequence MTSPWLARPGDLAPARPRQVVHESWERSRRLDLDPERLLPALEVAEDSLADFRLAHPLAPVLPVIRKLLVRDAEGSGLLVAVGDEMGRLLWVEGDNASKRSAEEMRFVEGAGWSERQVGTSAPGTALELDHGIQIHDEEHYALRVHGWSCTAVPVHDPETRRILGVIDITGDARAVDPHTLPLIEATAAAAEAELMVLRLRALRDSEGAEPRMRIAGFARGSRPGAPRSTAYPRERAALPRPVSMHVLGRDIGELTTPAGTLELSTRHSEIVTVLAWHREGLSAARLADLVYDDAEATVTLRAEIVRLRRILASVGGVELESRPYRLSVPIELDAHHVISLLDRGAHRVALAASRGLLLPGSEAPGVAEIRDVVRGRLREAILTDASIDVLLDYAATDDAQDDAEVWTAALRLLPPRSPKRAGVVAHLEALER encoded by the coding sequence ATGACCAGCCCCTGGCTCGCCCGACCCGGCGACCTGGCCCCGGCTCGCCCCCGTCAGGTCGTGCACGAATCGTGGGAGCGTTCCCGCCGCCTCGACCTCGACCCCGAACGCCTGCTCCCCGCGCTCGAGGTCGCTGAGGACAGCCTGGCCGACTTCCGGCTGGCGCATCCGCTCGCTCCGGTGCTGCCGGTCATTCGCAAACTGCTGGTGCGCGACGCCGAAGGATCGGGCCTCCTGGTCGCCGTGGGCGACGAGATGGGGCGGCTGCTCTGGGTCGAGGGCGACAACGCCTCGAAGCGGAGCGCCGAGGAGATGCGGTTCGTCGAGGGCGCCGGATGGTCGGAACGGCAGGTCGGCACCTCGGCCCCCGGCACGGCGTTGGAGCTCGACCACGGCATCCAGATCCACGACGAAGAGCACTACGCTCTCCGGGTGCACGGCTGGAGCTGCACGGCGGTGCCGGTGCACGATCCGGAAACCCGACGCATCCTTGGCGTCATCGACATCACAGGCGACGCGCGCGCCGTCGATCCGCACACCCTTCCTCTGATCGAAGCGACCGCCGCGGCGGCCGAAGCGGAACTGATGGTGCTGCGACTGCGAGCCTTACGCGACAGCGAAGGTGCAGAACCCCGGATGCGCATCGCCGGGTTCGCGCGGGGCTCGCGACCCGGGGCGCCCCGGTCCACCGCCTACCCGCGGGAGCGCGCCGCCCTCCCGCGACCGGTATCGATGCACGTGCTCGGCCGCGACATCGGGGAGCTCACCACGCCCGCCGGAACCCTGGAGTTGAGCACCCGCCACTCCGAGATCGTGACCGTGCTCGCCTGGCACCGCGAAGGGCTTTCTGCCGCCCGTCTAGCCGACCTCGTCTACGACGACGCGGAGGCGACGGTCACCCTGCGAGCGGAGATCGTGCGGCTGCGGCGCATCCTCGCGTCCGTCGGCGGCGTGGAGCTGGAGTCGAGGCCGTACAGGCTGAGCGTGCCGATTGAGCTCGACGCGCACCACGTCATCTCGCTGCTGGACCGCGGCGCGCACCGGGTGGCGCTCGCGGCATCGCGCGGACTCCTGTTGCCGGGGTCGGAGGCGCCGGGGGTCGCCGAGATCCGCGACGTCGTGCGGGGCCGACTACGTGAGGCGATCCTCACGGATGCCTCCATCGACGTGCTCCTCGACTACGCCGCGACGGACGACGCGCAGGATGACGCCGAGGTGTGGACCGCCGCCCTGCGCCTGCTGCCCCCGCGCTCCCCGAAACGGGCCGGCGTCGTGGCCCACCTCGAGGCACTCGAGCGGTAG